Within the Pseudobythopirellula maris genome, the region ACAGCCTATGAGGTCAACCGTCGTCTGCTCGTATTCGCCGACGAGAACGAAGTCGAGAAACTCGTTGTCTAGCAACTCCCTCGCGACCGCCGAGGCGTGCGGACCGCAAACCGCCACGCGGGCGCCGGTCTCCCTTTTAGCCGCCTCGGCGACCTCGAGGTCCATGCGGTGCGACTCGGTCGACATCTCGCTGATCAAGAGGTCGGGGCCGAAGTCTTTGACCCGGCGGAGGTACTCGTCGCGATCGAGGTCCTCGGCGATGGCGTCGATGATCATCGCCTCGACTCCTTCGATCCGCTCGACCATCGCCATGGCGTAGGCCAGCGTGAAGGGGAACGGCATGAAGGTGTGCTGGCCGTCTCCAATTGAATTGGGCACACGGCAGCCTGCGCGGATCCCTTTCCTTCCGTCGACTCGCCATGACGGATTCGCTAAGCAAACTCTCATGTGCTTCGGCTCAGTGAGTTTCGATCGAGTCGCCTACGACTGCCTATTGCTAACTTACTGCTGGAAAACTAGTGCGCGTTCTATATGCTCGAACGCGATCATGGTCATGGAAACCACGCTCAGGTAGAAAAGATCGCCAGATTTCGCGGCACATTATGACACATCGGCTTCTACTACATTAGAGTACGGTAGAAGGAGAGCACGCAAGCATTTTCTTCTAGTTTACTGCCGATGGCAGTTATTGCCCTACTCTTTCCTGCGTCTGAGGGCTATTCGGAATCCGCAGCTATACCGGGCTCACTTTGAAGCGATCGTGCTGTTCCAACGACAAGTCTTGAGACGATCAAAGAATCCTTAGAATGGCGGTCAAAGTCCCTTTTGTCGACTTGCTCAAGCTCGATTCCGAGCTTGGAGAATCAATCGGCGCCGCCATAGCCGAAGTTCTCCATTCGAAGTCTTTCATCGGAGGGCCTCACGTTGAGAGGTTTGAGCGTGATTTTGCTCACTACTGCGGAGTGGGTCACTGCATTGGGGTAAGCAACGGCAGCGACGCGCTGTTCCTTGCGCTGCGGGCCCTGGGGGTAGGTGAGGGCGATGAGGTGATTACCACGCCTCTGAGCTTCGTCGCCACGCTGCAAGCGATTCTACGCGTGGGGGCGTATCCCCGTTTCGTCGATGTCGACCCCCAGACGCTCAATATCGATGCGAGCAAGCTGGAGTCGTGCGTCACGGCCCGCACGCGAGCGCTCTTGCCCGTTCATCTGTACGGGTTGCCTGCCGACATGGAAGCCATCAATCAAGTCGCCGCGAAACACGGAATCAAAGTCATTGAGGATGCGGCCCAGGCTCATGGCGCCGTTTACCAAGGCCGTCGTGTGGGGGCGCTCAGCGACGCGGCGTGTTTCAGTTTTTACCCTACCAAGAACTTGGCGGCTTGCGGTGATGGCGGAGCGGTAACGACCGATGATGCCGAACTCGCCGAGCGAATCCGTTCCCTTGCGAATCACGGGCGCGATGCTGCCGGTCGGCCCGCGGCTACGGGTTACAACTGCCGCTTAGACGCGGTCCAAGCGGCAGTCCTAAGCGTAAAGCTACGCCGCCTCGACGGATGGAACGTGCGACGGCGCGAGATTGCCGCACGCTACGATCGGATGCTCCATGGCTTGCCGCTTCGAACTATCTCGGATCCGAACGGGACGGTCTCAGCGCATCACCTGTTCACAATCATGGCGGAACCACAGCACCGCGACTCCATGCGCGACCACCTTCTGCAGCAAGGTATCGAGGCGAGAGTTTTTTACGACAGGCTCTTGACTCAGGCCACCAAAAATCTGTCGCTCAGTGCGAGACATTCTTCTCGCCCAGACGTTGTTGACGGGGTCCCCGTTGCTGAGAGTGCGACACGGAGTGTTCTGTCCTTACCGAATCATCCCGCCCTAACTTCTTCGCAAGTCGATTCTGTTATCGAAGCGGTCCGTGGATATTACAGAGCAAAACCTGTCGAACGACTCTCGATGGGAGTGGCCGAAGAGCTACAAGGCCGGTGATCAACACTCCGATAGTACGGTTTGCGATTGTTGGCGCCGGCCACATGGGCCGACTGTACGCCGAGAAGATTGCGAGGATGAGTGACGAGGGCCTGGAACTCACGGCTGTGGCTGACAGAAACAGATCGCGTGCACGCGATCTTGCTCTCCCGTATGGGGCGATCGGCTGCTGCGATCCAGAGAGGGCTTTCGAGGAAGCCGATGCCGTGGTTGTGGCTACCCCCGCGACAAGCCACTGCGACGTGGCGTTAGCCGCGATGCGTGCAGGGCTCGACACACTCGTCGAGAAACCAATCGCCAGCTCGATGGTCGCCGCCCAGGCCATGGTTTCCGCAGCCGAAGAGTTGGGCCGCTGTCTGTACGTCGGTCATCAAGAGTGGTGGAATCCCGCCGTACAGGCGGCTGTAGATTTGGTGGACGCCCCCACTTACTTTGCTGGCCGCAGGTTTTGCGGATTTAGTGGCCGCAACACCGACGTCGACGTGGTCGTCGATCTCATGATTCACGATGTTCACATCGTCCAATCGGTGTTGCGCGAAGAGCCCTGTAGCATCGAG harbors:
- a CDS encoding Gfo/Idh/MocA family protein; translated protein: MINTPIVRFAIVGAGHMGRLYAEKIARMSDEGLELTAVADRNRSRARDLALPYGAIGCCDPERAFEEADAVVVATPATSHCDVALAAMRAGLDTLVEKPIASSMVAAQAMVSAAEELGRCLYVGHQEWWNPAVQAAVDLVDAPTYFAGRRFCGFSGRNTDVDVVVDLMIHDVHIVQSVLREEPCSIEAIGARLLSDSTDEACARLVFPAGQIAMLSASRICPTPERRLWMHEHGATLCVDTLASTVTWGPAPFGSAPDKESMPSRQQPQIIEQDDLVSQLRRFLKLRKTRETSPASISALCALRTCLRISNALARKTNFNGDDIDRTPIQCD
- a CDS encoding DegT/DnrJ/EryC1/StrS family aminotransferase; translated protein: MAVKVPFVDLLKLDSELGESIGAAIAEVLHSKSFIGGPHVERFERDFAHYCGVGHCIGVSNGSDALFLALRALGVGEGDEVITTPLSFVATLQAILRVGAYPRFVDVDPQTLNIDASKLESCVTARTRALLPVHLYGLPADMEAINQVAAKHGIKVIEDAAQAHGAVYQGRRVGALSDAACFSFYPTKNLAACGDGGAVTTDDAELAERIRSLANHGRDAAGRPAATGYNCRLDAVQAAVLSVKLRRLDGWNVRRREIAARYDRMLHGLPLRTISDPNGTVSAHHLFTIMAEPQHRDSMRDHLLQQGIEARVFYDRLLTQATKNLSLSARHSSRPDVVDGVPVAESATRSVLSLPNHPALTSSQVDSVIEAVRGYYRAKPVERLSMGVAEELQGR